From Arachis hypogaea cultivar Tifrunner chromosome 3, arahy.Tifrunner.gnm2.J5K5, whole genome shotgun sequence:
caaaCTACATATTATTACAAACGCACAAATATATCTTATCCAAAATTATAAGTTCTAAAATATAACATAGCAAATAATAgttcataaaataaaatcttgaacaatagggttagggtttttcaatgagtgaaattactaaaaaaaaactCCTATATTAGAAATAAAGTAAGGGTTATTAAGTAAGTTCAAAAATTCGGAGAATTATCGGGAATGGGGCGAGAATCTCTGCTCGGGTCCCCGCACTTGTCTCGGGAGAATTTCGCTCTCCATTTCCATCCCCACGGAAAAAATTCTTCACTATTGAAATTTCATTTAGGACGGTTCCCGCGAAAATTTCTGCCTCCTAAAAATTTTTGACATCCCTGTTATGGTGGGatgatgtttaatttttttgttaagggAATGGGAATAGGATAGAGATAAAAATGGGGTGCGGTGGGGTGGGTGGGGttgaattatatttttattttttaatattttttttatttttttattaataactaagaataatttaattaaaaaataaaattgagataaaaaaagaataattttataatattttataatattggagataattttaataaaaaaaaattcaaaaataattttaattttaaactcagaccttaaagacaaaaaaaaatacttaatcctAATAACAACCATGCCCCACGTATCTCTTTTAAACATACATTAAttatgactattatatattatattatttaacaaaTATTCTGTGTCAGAATATGTGTGGCTTGAATTATCAGGTATCCACTAACgcgaaaaatttaaatttaaataaattaaagggAGTGAATATATCTACATGTGGCAGTCCGTCAACTATATCAGTATGCTATAAACGTGGTGAGTTTCTCACAGAAACAGCTAAGAAAACAACGTTGTTTTGCAAGGAGGAGGCCACTTACATAAAGACacaaaaaatgtctttttttaaagacatTCATACGTGGCATAATatgattggatatttttattaaatcggttaataagctattttttaataattcaaaataaaatcggtttattagagaaaaataataaacctaattattcgtattataattattagattcgGTTTGTTCCGATCAATTTACACAATATAAActgaattatatttaaattttttataaaaagacaaatatatccttaattttttattttacaaacatctaaatctctaataatttaaaaatacaattaaattcctattaaaaaaaattctaacccTAATCCCTTATCCTGCCCAAGCCCAAATTCAAGGCTAACGGTGAAATGGTGAAGTAATTTGCAGCCTCCTGGGATTCTCCCAAACTCACTCGATCATGCTCAAACCTGGAAAGAAGGGATGTTCTCGGTGATACAATTCATCAATTTCCAGATTCAAAGTCGCAATCTTTCGAGAATTTACAGGAACTTACAGCAGGTAAAGTGGCTGCTAATCTTAAAAGCCCCAGGTCTGTGATGACTCACTGCAGTGCTGATAGAGTTATGTTGAGAAGGCATTCCTCAAGCCAAGTTCTTCCTTATGGAAATAAGAGACTTTGGTGCAAGATGTTTCTCTGGAGCCATAGGAACATACATAGAGCTATTTCAAGCAAATCAACACAGGTGAATCCTGGTGTGGCTGTAACGCACAATCCATACGGGTACTCTTCCGACACCCTTGAACCGAAGCACAAGCAGTCACCAGGAAATGTGGAATGGTAAGTAGTATTGTATTCCATTCATTACGATTAATCACACGAAACCTTACCAGTTACCAATTACGAACGTGAGTGTGATTCAGAAGAGAGACGAGAGGATATTTCGGTTGAGTAAGAACAAGGCTTCTTCGAAATCTGCAGCTGATACAAGATTTGAGTTCTGATTCTCTCATTTTAAGGCTCTTCaggtaatttaatttaatttttatttttcccttATTCTTCCATTTACGTTGATAAATGCTAATGCAATAGTGTGTGAAGTAgagttctgtttttgttttttttttcacgttaGCTTAATACGCTTAGTATGTTCGCAATTGTTGATTCGCGGTGATGAACTAATTATGCGTTTGGTGCGAAATTTGCAATGCAAACCTCAGAATCTTAGATCCTACTATTGTAATTTGGAAACAGCGAAAACTAGTgctttatttgttgaattttatcaAAGAAGAGGAAATTTATTATGTGAAGAAGTTTAGTATTTTGGAAATGgatgataattaattaaggtGAACTAAAGTGAAGTTGTTCTGTTTGGCTATAATATAGAATCCTTGAGACTTGAATGTTTTATCAAATGCAAGGGTGTTCTAAGAGGCGGCGCAGAGGTGGCAGTGAAGCGAATATCACAAGAGAATGACGGCGTGAGAGAGTTCCTAGCAGAAATTTCAAGCCTTGGAAGATTGAAGCAGAGAAACTTGGTTGCTCTGAGAGGATGGTGCAAGAAAGACATGGGAAATTTCTTGTTAGTTTATGAATACATGGATAATGGGAGTTTGGATAAGAGAGTGTTTTGTGATGAGAGCATGATGCTGAACTGTGAAGAGAGAATAAGAAATATCAAAGGTGTGGCCTTTGCTGTGTTGTATTTGCATGAAGGTTGGGAAGAACAAGTTCTGCATAGGGACATCAAAGCCAGCAATGTGTTACTTGATAAGGATATGAATGGAAAGCTTGGAGACTTTGGATTAGCAAGAATGCATAGCCATGGCCAAGTTGCTAGCACAAGAAAGTTGGTTGGAACAGTTGGTTGCATGGCTCCAGAAGTGATCAAGACCGGACAAGCCTTGACTCGCACGGATGTGTTCATGTTTGGAATCTTGATTTTAGAGGTCATGTGTGGAAGGAGGCCTATGGAAGAAGGTAAGCCACCTCTTGTGGAGTTTGTGTGGGGACTAATGGTTAAAGGGGAACTAATGAATGCACTTGATGAGAGGTTAAGTGCTAAAGGAGACTTCAATCTGCAACAAGTTGAGAAGGTTCTTCAGTTGGGATTGTTGTGTGCATACCCTGAACCAAAATCAAGACCAAACATGAGACAAGTTGTGAGTATTTTAGAAGGGAACAATGAGGGAGGAGAAGAATCAGAGAATGAGAATGCGGATACTTGTTTGCTTCTAAAGTTGAAATCTG
This genomic window contains:
- the LOC112782032 gene encoding uncharacterized protein, producing MPSPAANHYYICSVSPSLPGTTDVAIILVNVAGTVLVVLLIRHRGGTIGSEHPMNLNGLGELVLAAGPSPLVHSLHIVASEGSEGVWREKGNRADSAKLSSWDSPKLTRSCSNLERRDVLGDTIHQFPDSKSQSFENLQELTAGKVAANLKSPRSVMTHCSADRVMLRRHSSSQVLPYGNKRLWCKMFLWSHRNIHRAISSKSTQVNPGVAVTHNPYGYSSDTLEPKHKQSPGNVECEVVLFGYNIESLRLECFIKCKGVLRGGAEVAVKRISQENDGVREFLAEISSLGRLKQRNLVALRGWCKKDMGNFLLVYEYMDNGSLDKRVFCDESMMLNCEERIRNIKGVAFAVLYLHEGWEEQVLHRDIKASNVLLDKDMNGKLGDFGLARMHSHGQVASTRKLVGTVGCMAPEVIKTGQALTRTDVFMFGILILEVMCGRRPMEEGKPPLVEFVWGLMVKGELMNALDERLSAKGDFNLQQVEKVLQLGLLCAYPEPKSRPNMRQVVSILEGNNEGGEESENENADTCLLLKLKSGDIFSEYSNYLAIQHTQHLKIFASLILLQCLLLGLNL